ATATCGGCAAGACGTTCCGGCAGAAGCGGAGTCTGGGAACCGCCCCCCACCAACATGACCGCTTGTGGGCACTTGCCGTTCAACGACAGGATCTCTTCGGCAATCCGTTTGGCCAGGTCGGTTACTTCCGGGTTGATGGTTGCCAGTACGTCTCGTGAAGGGAGCTCGTGGGTAATACCCAGCACATCGGCAAAGGAAATGGTCTCATTGCTTAGCAATCCCCGCTTAACCATTTCCGCCACCGGAAAATCCAGAAGATATTTATGTGACAGAGCTTCTGTAATTTCATCGCCTGCCACCGGCACCATTCCGTAGGCAGTGACCGTACCTTCCGAAGTAATGGCGATGTCGGACGTTCCCGCGCCAATATCCACCAGCACCAGGTTTAATTTTCGCATCGACGGGGGAATCAGTGCGTTGATGGCAGCGATCGGTTCCAGCGTCAGGGCAGCCATTTCGAGATCTGCCCGCTGCAGGGCAAACTGCAGGGAATCAATGACAATCCTCGGAAGAAATGTGGCAATAATCTCGACGCTTGCCACAAGACCCAACTGGTCGATCAGGGAGCCGATGGGGGAGTCGTCGAGCATATAATGCATCACTGTATAACCGACACAATGGTATCTGGCGGCATCGGGCATTGTCGATTGCAGTTCCCGCTCCGCCTTCTGCACGGCTGACAACTCCAACGCCAGTACGTCATCCTGACTTAGCCGTTCCCCGTTTGTCTCCCTTTCGACTCTTGAACGGACTGTTTTCAGAGCGCGTCCGGCAGCAGCAACTGCTACCCTGTGGAGCGGTCCGACGGATTGTTCCAGTTTGTCTTTTATCTTTGAAATAAGAGCCGCCACCTGTACCACATCGTGAATCTGCCCGTCCAGCATGGCGCGGTTTGCATGTTCCATCTGTTCCGCAGCCACGATCTCAAGGCCGTTGTCACCGTAACGTGCCACAAGCCCAACCACAGAACGGGTTCCAATATCCAGCGCAAATATCAGGTCTTCACTGCCCGCCATTCTGCTTTCTCCTCCCCAGTCTTGGGTGCCGGCAGACACTGTCTTGCCGGGTTTCCCGCAAGCATCCGGTGTTTACAAATCCGCAAGTCTTGTCCTTTGAAGGATCATCTGATGGTGTAGGTGAATCCCGCGTCACTCAGTCTATTAAGTATTCGTTCGATATGTTTGCGATCCCTTGTTTCCAGATTGACTTCCACTTCGGCCTGGCCGAGTATGATTCGCTCACCCATACGGTGGTGGTGGATCGAGATAACGTTGGATTTTTCCTCGGCAAAAATTTTGGCCATTGTCAGCAGCACACCCGGGCGGTCAGGAACGGTGGTCACAAGCCGCAGGTAACGCCCCGCTTCGACCAAACCGCGTTCGATAATCTTGGAAAGCAGGTTTACATCCACATTGCCCCCGGACAGGATGATTGCCACTTTCTTACCTCTAATTGAAACCTGTCTGTCGAGAAAGGCGGCCAATCCTACTGCGCCCGACCCTTCGACGACAAGTTTGCTTCTTTCCATTAATAAGAGCATGGCTTTCGTGATCTTATCGTCATCCACCATGATCACATCGTCCACATACTGCCGGACCAGATCAAATGTCAATTCACCCGGTCGTTTGACCAGGATCCCGTCCGCAATCGTCTCCGCGTAATCCAAAGTTTGCACCTGTCCCGCTCTCAGGGACGCGAACATGCTGGCTGCACCGGATGCCTCCACGCCAATGAGATGAATGTCAGGCTTGAGAAGTTTGGCCGCCAATGCAACGCCTGCGGCAAGCCCGCCACCTCCGATGGGGGTGACAATCACATCGACATCCGGCAGTTGTTCCAGCATTTCCAGAGCAATCGTCCCTTGGCCCGCTACAACAGCAGGGTCGTCAAAGGCATGGACAAAGGTCATCCCGTTGGCTTCCTGCAGCTGCTGTGCGTACTGGTAAGCCGCATCATAGTTGGCCCCATGCAGTACAATCTTCGCCCCGTAGCTGGCCGTGGCTTCCACTTTGGTAAGCGGGGCTCCCTCCGGCATGACGATCGTGCAGGGAATTCCATAGCTATTGGCTGCATAGGCAACACCCTGGGCATGGTTCCCGGCGGACGCCGCAATCACTCCACGCTGGCGCTCTTCCGGTGTGAGAGTGGCAATTTTATTGTAGGCTCCACGGATCTTGAAGGAGCCGGTTTTTTGGAGATTCTCCAATTTCAGGTAAATGTCGTTGTCCGTCATGCGGCTGAACGTGGTGGAATATTCAAGGGGAGTCCTGTGAATGACGCTGTCCAGCGCTTTTGCGGCTGATGCAAAATCTCTGATTTGAAGCATGAAACCCTCCTGTATGTAGCCAATGGGTGACAGCCTGTTTTACAAAAAGGCGATTGTCTGAAAACCCGGATTTGTGATACGATACGTTCAATATACCAAAAACTATCGGAGATCGGGAGTGTGGGATAATGTCTAATTCTATCGTGAAACACGTACGTGCTTCCTTGCATGATCTGAAGCCGTATATTCCCGGAAAACCGATTGCCGATGTGCAAAGAGAGCTTGGACTTGACGATGTTATCAAGCTGGCGTCCAACGAGAATCCCGTCGGTCCTTCCCCGAAGGCACAAGCGGCAATTCAGGCAGCCTTGACAGATCTGCATCGTTATCCGGATGGGGGCCAGGTGGTGCTTAAGAGTGAACTGGCCAAGCACCTCGGTGTATCGGAGGACATGTTTCTGATCGGAAACGGGTCTGATGAAGTGATTTCCTTCTTGTGCGCCACATTTGTGGAACCGGGAGAAGAGATCGTCGTGCCAAGCCCTTCCTTCTCCGAGTACAAGTTTGCCTCCACGGTGATGGCGGGCAAGACGGTGGAAGTGCCGCTGCGGGAAGGATTTGAGTACAACCTGGATGATTTCGCGGAAGCGATCACTGAACATACGCGCATTGTGTTTCTGTGCTCACCCAACAATCCAACCGGAACCTATATCCGTCACTCCGACCTGGAAAAGTTTCTCGAGAAAATCCCTTCCGATATTCTGGTTGTGATTGACGAGGCTTATAACGAGTATGTGGAAGCACCTGATTATGCCCAGGGTCTTGAGTTCTTGAAACAAGGTTACAATGTGGCAGTGATGCGCACTTTCTCCAAACTCTATGCTTTGGCCTCCCTGCGCGTGGGCTACACCATCGCGAAGTCCGAGATTGTAAGCTTTGTAAACCGTGTGCGAGAACCATTCAACGTCAACCATCTGGCGCAGGTGGCCGCAATCGCGGCACTTCATGATGAAGAACATATCGCTTTGAGCCGACGGGTCAATTCCGAAGGCAAACAGGCACTCTATAAAGGATTTTCTAGTTTGGGATTGCGTTACATCCCGACGGAAACCAACTTTATTCTGGTTGATACCGGAGTCAATTCGAAAGAATTGTTTCAATCCCTTTTGAAAAAAGGGGTCATCATCCGGGACGGCGGCTTCTTCGGACTTCCGACCTGGATCCGTGTATCCATCGGACTGCCGGAAGAAAACGAACGCTTCCTGGCAGCGCTTAAAGAATCAGTAAGCGAGTTGTCTGCAAAAGTCTAAGAGACTATTGCAAATCAGTTCAGTCGAGATGAGACGGCAGGTTCCTACTGTAACGAACCATAGAGGAGGAGAAACCGGATGACAAGAGAAAGATTGGAAGAAATTCGTGCCCAGCTGGATGAGATCAATCTTGAGATTCTTGAACTGTTGTCCCGCCGGGCGGAGCTTGTTCAGGAAATCGGGGATCTGAAAAAGCGGAAAGGAACCGAACGGTTTGACCCGATTCGGGAGAAAGAAATGCTCGACAGACTGGTGGCTGCCAACCCTGGACCGTTCGATGACAGTACTGTACGCCACCTGTTCAAGCAAATTTTCCAGGCTTCTCTCGGCTTAATGGAAGAGGAGAAGAAAGAATTGCTCGTATCCCGCAAGAAGCGGACAGAAGATACGGTTATCGAGGTCAATGGAGTAAGAATTGGCGGGGGACAGCCGGTCATCATTGCAGGGCCCTGTTCGGTGGAGACGCCGGAGCAGATGGATGCGGTGGGGGCAGGTCTGCAGCAGCATGGCATCCTGCTTCTTCGCGGAGGTGCCTACAAACCCCGCACATCTCCCTATGACTTCCAGGGGCTTGGCAAAAAAGGCCTTGAACTGATTCGGAAAACTGCCGACAAATACGGCATGGCCGTGGTCTCCGAGATTGTGTCGCCTTCGGATATTGAAATGTCTCTGGAGTATGTGGATGTGATTCAGATCGGTGCCCGGAACATGCAGAACTTTGAGCTGCTGAAAGAGGCGGGAAATGTCCGTAAGCCTGTCTTGTTGAAGCGCGGCATGTCCGCAACCATCGAAGAGCTGCTGTTTGCGGCAGAGTACATTGTATCCCGTGGGAATACCGAGGTTATTCTGTGCGAACGCGGAATACGCACCTATGAGAAAGCGACCCGCAACACCCTTGACATTTCGGCGGTACCCATCCTGAAACAGGAAAGCCACTTGCCTGTCATTGTGGACATTACCCACTCCACAGGGCGCAAGGATATCCTGCTGCCGATCGCCAAAGCGGCTTTGGCGGTGGGCGCTGACGGATTGATTGTGGAAGTTCATCCGGAACCGAGTGTGGCCCTGTCCGATGCGAAGCAGCAGTTGAATCTTCCGCAATTTGCCCAATGGATGGAAGGTCTCAAGGCAAGCGGATACCTGCCCAAGCAGGAACCGGTCCCTGTCAAGTAACAGACATGAGATGGCATCACTGGCTGCTTGCTGTTACGGCAATTGGCATACTTGCGGCACAGCAATTGATTGCGGTCCTGGTCGATCAGGCAGGACGCTATATCCTGTACCATTACACGCTGGAAATCGCCTACTTCTTTGTACTGATGGCGCTGGGGATTTCCATCGGCAGCCTCGTGCAGAAGCGGATGCTGGTTCGCCAGGATCGGGAAGAGTTTCTTAAAAACAGGAAGATGTATTACCTTCTGGCATTCCTGTTCGCAATTGCCGGAGGCATGTACTTGATTGCCGCATGGATTCCCGGGTGGATCGGCAAACATATTATCTTTTTCGGCGGATATTATTACGGATTGGCGGCACGAAAAGTACCTTTAGAATAAACTGTTAGTAAGCATTTCTACAGATAATTAAGGCTTTTACATTGTGCAGATCACGATGTAAAAGCCTTTTTTATCTTGGACTTAGAGTTGTTACTTCGTGGCAAGTAAGTCCTGCGCTTACGATTTCCAAACGGGTCCTGATGGAAAAGATGTACCTTAAGGTTTGCGGGGGGAAAACGGCAAGGCGGCTATTGTTGACGCTCCAGTTATTGCAGGGGCAACAGAATAAACAATTATTTCATTTTTGGGGAGGGACACCTGAAAAAACGGAACAATTATTCACAAAACAGGTGAAAGTGATAGGGACAAGCAAAGGGAACGGGAAAACCGTTACAGCTTTTGAAAGTTCGATTAGTGTCCCGAACGAAGAAATAGTAAAGCCTCCGCATCATTATGCGGAATCTGTAGGATATTTGATTTTACCTTCAAAAGGAATTTGGAAATTGGATGTTTACATTGAAGATAAATTGTTTGGCAGCATTATAGTTGATGTCCAAGAGAAATAATTATTCATTACGGGAATCGATTGTTGCTTTTTACGGATAAGACTGATTGTCAGTCCAATAATTGCATTTTTATCGGATCCTTGGTTATAGGACTAATTTCCAGTCCTATTCCGGTTATTCACATGGTCCGCAAACAAACAATCCGATTTAGGACTGATAAACAGTTCTATTTTCAAGGGTCATACAAGGCCAGGGGAATAGGCCTGAAAATTAGGCCTATTTATGGATAGTCCTAGTTATGACCACGGGTAAAAGTCTGGTGCTACAGGGGATTATCAGAAAAAAGACTGCTGAGAAGTTTCTCAACAGTCTGGGGTGGAACCTTCCGGTCCACCTTTCATTTGGCGGCAAAAACATGGTTGTCGATCCGTTTTATCACGCGGAGTTTACGAATCCATTGGTCGGTTGCGATCGTCGGATTGTAGAAATAGAGTGCGCCCGGTACCGGATTTTCTCCTTGCAGTGCCCGTTTTGCCGCCTCAACGGCGGACGGAACAGGTTCATTGTAGA
This portion of the Effusibacillus lacus genome encodes:
- the ilvA gene encoding threonine ammonia-lyase, which translates into the protein MLQIRDFASAAKALDSVIHRTPLEYSTTFSRMTDNDIYLKLENLQKTGSFKIRGAYNKIATLTPEERQRGVIAASAGNHAQGVAYAANSYGIPCTIVMPEGAPLTKVEATASYGAKIVLHGANYDAAYQYAQQLQEANGMTFVHAFDDPAVVAGQGTIALEMLEQLPDVDVIVTPIGGGGLAAGVALAAKLLKPDIHLIGVEASGAASMFASLRAGQVQTLDYAETIADGILVKRPGELTFDLVRQYVDDVIMVDDDKITKAMLLLMERSKLVVEGSGAVGLAAFLDRQVSIRGKKVAIILSGGNVDVNLLSKIIERGLVEAGRYLRLVTTVPDRPGVLLTMAKIFAEEKSNVISIHHHRMGERIILGQAEVEVNLETRDRKHIERILNRLSDAGFTYTIR
- the hisC gene encoding histidinol-phosphate transaminase, with the translated sequence MSNSIVKHVRASLHDLKPYIPGKPIADVQRELGLDDVIKLASNENPVGPSPKAQAAIQAALTDLHRYPDGGQVVLKSELAKHLGVSEDMFLIGNGSDEVISFLCATFVEPGEEIVVPSPSFSEYKFASTVMAGKTVEVPLREGFEYNLDDFAEAITEHTRIVFLCSPNNPTGTYIRHSDLEKFLEKIPSDILVVIDEAYNEYVEAPDYAQGLEFLKQGYNVAVMRTFSKLYALASLRVGYTIAKSEIVSFVNRVREPFNVNHLAQVAAIAALHDEEHIALSRRVNSEGKQALYKGFSSLGLRYIPTETNFILVDTGVNSKELFQSLLKKGVIIRDGGFFGLPTWIRVSIGLPEENERFLAALKESVSELSAKV
- a CDS encoding bifunctional 3-deoxy-7-phosphoheptulonate synthase/chorismate mutase, whose product is MTRERLEEIRAQLDEINLEILELLSRRAELVQEIGDLKKRKGTERFDPIREKEMLDRLVAANPGPFDDSTVRHLFKQIFQASLGLMEEEKKELLVSRKKRTEDTVIEVNGVRIGGGQPVIIAGPCSVETPEQMDAVGAGLQQHGILLLRGGAYKPRTSPYDFQGLGKKGLELIRKTADKYGMAVVSEIVSPSDIEMSLEYVDVIQIGARNMQNFELLKEAGNVRKPVLLKRGMSATIEELLFAAEYIVSRGNTEVILCERGIRTYEKATRNTLDISAVPILKQESHLPVIVDITHSTGRKDILLPIAKAALAVGADGLIVEVHPEPSVALSDAKQQLNLPQFAQWMEGLKASGYLPKQEPVPVK